Proteins encoded in a region of the Tripterygium wilfordii isolate XIE 37 chromosome 21, ASM1340144v1, whole genome shotgun sequence genome:
- the LOC119988934 gene encoding uncharacterized protein LOC119988934, translating into MEDTTWEQRIHALTHILTSPTTNPPLHSQFFISTQIPCYLNWDYPPILCNKPTTTGFPSLHLRWGFSLFLKKISRSGPPKTSWRCKCPYQQPPPLILAKGVEEAQWGDEQRRVYVRRRLRRKRLGSDVNPLIPILVPNLFLFSLLLWNPFPDLDN; encoded by the coding sequence ATGGAAGACACAACTTGGGAACAGAGAATCCATGCCCTAACCCATATCCTCACAAGCCCCACCACAAATCCACCTCTCCATTCTCAGTTCTTCATCTCCACACAAATCCCTTGTTACCTAAACTGGGACTACCCTCCAATCCTCTGCAACAAACCGACCACCACTGGCTTCCCTTCTCTTCACCTAAGGTGGGGATTCTCTCTATTCCTCAAAAAGATCTCAAGATCTGGGCCTCCCAAGACTTCCTGGAGGTGCAAGTGCCCTTACCAACAGCCCCCACCTTTGATTCTGGCCAAGGGAGTGGAGGAGGCACAGTGGGGTGATGAGCAAAGAAGGGTGTATGTGAGAAGGAGACTAAGAAGGAAACGCCTAGGTAGTGATGTGAACCCTTTGATTCCTATCTTGGTAcccaatttgtttttgttttctcttctgtTATGGAACCCATTTCCTGATCTTGATAACTGA
- the LOC119988924 gene encoding homeobox-DDT domain protein RLT1-like isoform X2 — MEANSEAEDRERMGKNANSSSEGQQARPKRQMKTPFQLETLEKAYAMDTYPSEAVRVELSEKLGLTDRQLQMWFCHRRLKDKKENQAKKPRKTAVMEAPVEDFRTEAGSDYGSGSGSGSSPLAELRKPVLDDVPLGRRHYESSPQSVMELRAIACVEDQLGEPIREDGPILGIEFDSLPPDAFGAPLAEQQKRLGHSYESKIYEQRDVKLGKGSRLLHDYRPLQDPSSIRSDTYGQVAQSHFHDPSIDALRARSSLLVHGDEVISRVHGFRGHASRLRMLPQQESNGQAFPSPYSDDDRLPQHESSTSNRMNTHLSGHLVAGPENMDFLPDGQIFHGEGDLKRKRKNDEARIAREVDVHEIRIRKELEKQENLRRKNEERMRKEMERHDRERRKEEERLMREKQKEEERSQREQRREMERREKFLQREHLRAEKMRQKEELRKEKEAVRLKAALEKATARRIAKESMDLIEDEQLELMELAAKSKGLPSMIHLDHDTLQNLESFRDSLSVFPLKSLQLKKPLSTQPWVDSEENVGNLLMVWRYLITFADVLGLWPFTLDELVQSFHDFDSRLLSEIHVALLKVIIKDIEDVARTPSTGLGTNQYCSAHPEGGHPQIVEGAYAWGFNIRSWQQHLNPLTWPEIFRQLALSAGFGPQLKKRSSAWGYSCDKEEGKGREDVISTLRSGSAAENAFASMREKGLLLPRRSRHRLTPGTVKFAAFHVLSLEGSKGLTVLELAEKIQKSGLRDLTTSKTPEASISVALTRDTKLFERIAPSTYCVRALYRKDPADAEAILTSARKKIRIFENGFLGGEDVDVEKDEDSECDVDDDAEVDGLATPLVASKDADHCIEEQTSSKRGKDKDCGDVEQNKNESENLLSILPMNGSDGTNKPSSDEQCIAGKDVEARYLGPESIEIDESDTGESWVQGLTEGEYSHLSVEERLHALVALIGVANEGSSIRFVLEDRLEAANALKKQMWAEAQVDKSCMREDIMRFPLFSGSKAEMKLNCSPSEGRQSSLPVVDNQSNYVSPGTVEDPKLLLGSQSIENHPNGLPTERASIVQDLSINPDNFSVQHHGFASKRSRSELKSYISHLAEEMYVYRSLPLGQDRRRNRYWQFVASASRNDPCSGRIFVELQGGKWRLIDSEEAFDTLLSSLDTRGIRESHLSVMLQRIEAFFGENVRRNVWCCNNVNKSETTITKETSEMDSSSDCPAGVDSPSSMVCGLNSDISDASFRVSIRTTEFEKEATLERYQDFQKWMWQECFCSLKLCASKYGKKMNMQLLDSCNVCLHCYLPEENHCPNCHQTIGNADSGFSFSEHTVHCEGKRSLIFSDGNISCSSPLGIRLIKALSAFVEASLPLEALASYWTEDYRRSWGATLNVSSSPEELLQILTQLERAIDRESLSTSFETTKELLGSYVSSHNVVFDSAGGLVSVLPWIPRTTAALALRLFELDAAIIYTQDEKIEPCEDKEDKLYVKLPSMYSPQKTKEVEPKVEQDKYTKEENLADSRSSRSIYRRGRGGRGLGCGTRWQRRGPGLESGSGRQNARESENLNQKLRHQGRRTNGKGYGRGRRTIRRRAERVTAEVLDDDVADETINIETNGQPRRNVVEEEWDGEIIGTHMGGVGNINCAEAADSDDNAEAVGYDQVNWEQGFDDVSNKWNENLMDESDEDIMNVSGDDNGFEDEGDEELVGNIDVGESSDEKTNKVVFDDGSESESIDDDYSD; from the exons ATGGAGGCGAATTCTGAAGCAGAAGATCGCGAAAGAATGGGCAAGAACGCCAATAGTTCTAGCGAAGGACAACAGGCCAGGCCTAAGCGCCAGATGAAGACGCCTTTCCAACTCGAAACACTGGAGAAAGCATATGCTA TGGACACGTATCCCTCAGAGGCGGTACGAGTGGAATTGTCCGAGAAATTGGGACTCACGGATCGGCAATTGCAGATGTGGTTTTGCCATAGAAGGCTGAAGGACAAGAAGGAGAATCAGGCAAAGAAGCCCCGTAAAACGGCAGTTATGGAGGCTCCTGTTGAGGATTTTAGGACAGAGGCGGGAAGTGATTACGGGTCAGGGTCTGGTTCCGGGTCTAGCCCATTAGCGGAGCTGAGGAAGCCCGTACTTGATGACGTGCCCTTGGGAAGGAGACACTATGAGTCCTCGCCGCAGTCGGTGATGGAGCTCAGGGCTATTGCATGTGTTGAGGACCAGTTGGGGGAGCCAATAAGGGAGGATGGGCCAATTCTGGGGATAGAGTTTGATTCCTTGCCTCCAGATGCTTTTGGAGCCCCTTTAG CGGAGCAGCAGAAGCGGCTTGGGCATTCTTACGAGAGTAAAATATATGAGCAACGTGATGTTAAGTTAGGCAAG GGCTCAAGGTTACTCCATGATTATCGTCCTCTGCAAGACCCTTCCAGTATTAGATCCGATACATATGGGCAAGTTGCTCAGTCTCATTTTCATGATCCATCAATTGATGCTCTAAGGGCTAGATCTTCATTGCTTGTTCATGGAGATGAAGTCATTTCAAGAGTTCATGGTTTCAGAGGCCATGCATCCCGTTTACGTATGTTGCCTCAACAGGAAAGTAATGGTCAAGCCTTTCCATCTCCTTATAGTGATGATGACCGTCTCCCACAACACGAGTCCTCTACGAGCAACCGAATGAATACGCACCTTAGTGGCCACTTAGTTGCTGGACCGGAAAATATGGATTTCTTGCCAGATGGCCAAATCTTCCATGGTGAAGGTGATCTTAAGAGGAAACGCAAG AATGATGAAGCTAGGATTGCAAGGGAAGTTGATGTCCATGAGATACGGATCCGGAAAGAGCTTGAGAAACAAGAAAATCTGAGGCGAAAG AATGAAGAACGGATGAGGAAAGAAATGGAAAGGCATGACCGAGAAAGAcggaaggaggaggagagattgATGCGTGAAAAGcagaaagaagaggagagatCACAACGTGAGCAAAGGCGTGAAATGGAACGAAGGGAAAAGTTTTTGCAGAGAGAGCATCTAAGA GCTGAGAAAATGAGGCAAAAGGAGGAGCTTCGGAAGGAGAAAGAAGCAGTGAGACTCAAAGCTGCCCTTGAGAAGGCAACTGCACGCAGAATTGCCAAAGAGTCTATGGATCTTATTGAGGATGAACAACTGGAACTCATGGAGTTGGCTGCAAAAAGCAAAGGGTTGCCTTCAATGATTCATCTTGACCATGACACTTTGCAGAACCTTGAGTCATTTAGAG ATTCTTTGAGCGTGTTTCCACTGAAGTCCCTGCAATTAAAGAAACCATTGTCAACTCAACCTTGGGTTGATTCGGAGGAAAATGTTGGGAATCTTCTTATG GTTTGGAGATACTTGATTACTTTTGCGGATGTTCTTGGGCTGTGGCCTTTCACTCTGGATGAACTTGTTCaatcttttcatgatttt GATTCGAGGTTGCTTAGTGAGATTCATGTTGCTTTGTTAAAAGTGATAATAAAAGATATTGAAGATGTTGCTAGAACTCCTTCTACTGGGTTAGgaacaaatcaatattgttctGCTCATCCTGAAGGTGGACATCCACAGATTGTTGAAGGG GCTTATGCTTGGGGCTTCAACATACGCAGCTGGCAGCAGCACTTAAATCCTTTAACTTGGCCTGAGATATTTCGGCAATTAGCGTTGTCTGCTGGATTTGGCCCACAGTTGAAGAAAAGGAGCAGTGCTTGGGGATACTCGTGCGACAAGGAAGAG GGAAAGGGTCGTGAAGATGTAATTTCTACTTTGCGTAGTGGTTCGGCTGCTGAAAATGCATTTGCATCAATGCGAGAAAAAGGATTATTACTTCCGCGGAGATCCAGGCATCGGTTGACACCTGGAACTGTTAAGTTTgctgcttttcatgttctttcaCTTGAAGGTAGCAAGGGATTAACTGTGCTTGAACTTGCAGAGAAGATTCAG AAATCTGGGCTACGGGACCTGACAACAAGTAAGACGCCGGAGGCTTCTATTTCTGTCGCTTTGACGAGGGATACAAAACTTTTTGAGAGAATTGCTCCTTCGACATATTGTGTAAGAGCTCTTTATAGAAAAGATCCAGCTGATGCTGAGGCAATACTTACTTCAGCCAGAAAGAAAATTCGGATATTTGAAAATGGGTTTTTAGGCGGGGAAGATGTCGATGTTGAAAAGGACGAGGACTCTGAAtgtgatgttgatgatgatgctgaAGTTGATGGTTTGGCAACCCCATTGGTTGCAAGCAAGGATGCTGACCATTGTATTGAAGAACAAACTTCctcaaaaaggggaaaagacaAGGATTGTGGTGATgttgaacaaaataaaaatgagtcAGAAAATTTACTTTCAATCTTACCTATGAATGGCTCAGACGGTACAAACAAACCAAGTAGTGATGAGCAATGCATTGCTGGTAAAGATGTTGAGGCTAGATATCTTGGTCCAGAAAGTATTGAGATTGATGAGAGTGACACTGGTGAGTCATGGGTTCAAGGACTTACAGAGGGGGAATATTCTCATCTCAGCGTTGAGGAGCGTCTCCATGCTCTTGTTGCATTAATTGGTGTTGCAAATGAAGGAAGTTCTATACGTTTTGTTCTTGAG GATCGTTTGGAAGCAGCTAATGCTCTTAAAAAGCAAATGTGGGCAGAGGCACAAGTTGATAAAAGTTGCATGAGAGAAGATATTATGAGGTTTCCACTATTTTCTGGGAGCAAAGCTGAAATGAAACTTAATTGTTCTCCGTCGGAAGGTCGCCAAAGTTCATTGCCTGTGGTTGATAATCAAAGTAATTACGTATCTCCAGGCACTGTTGAAGACCCAAAGCTGTTACTTGGTTCACAAAGCATAGAGAATCATCCAAATGGCCTTCCTACTGAAAGGGCATCAATAGTTCAAGATCTTTCCATTAATCCAGATAATTTCTCTGTTCAGCACCATGGATTTGCGTCAAAAAGGTCACGCTCAGAATTGAAATCTTATATTTCTCACCTAGCTGAAGAGATGTATGTGTACAGATCACTGCCGTTAGGCCAAGATCGCAGGCGTAATCGATATTGGCAATTTGTTGCATCTGCTTCTAGAAATGACCCTTGTTCTGGCAGGATCTTTGTTGAATTGCAAGGTGGCAAATGGAGGCTTATTGATTCCGAGGAG GCTTTTGATACCCTATTATCATCTTTGGATACAAGGGGGATTAGGGAATCTCATTTGAGTGTTATGCTGCAAAGGATTGAGGCTTTCTTCGGAGAAAATGTCCGAAGGAATGTGTGGTGTTGCAACAATGTAAACAAAAGTGAAACCACAATCACAAAGGAAACTTCTGAAATGGATTCTAGCTCGGATTGCCCCGCTGGTGTGGACAGTCCTAGCAGTATGGTCTGTGGTTTGAATTCTGATATTTCAGATGCTTCTTTCAGGGTTTCCATAAGAACAACTGAATTTGAGAAGGAGGCTACCTTAGAAAGGTACCAAGATTTTCAGAAGTGGATGTGGCAAGAATGCTTTTGTTCGTTAAAACTGTGTGCCTCAAAATATGGGAAAAAGATGAACATGCAGCTGCTAGATTCTTGTAATGTGTGTCTCCACTGTTATCTCCCTGAAGAAAATCACTGCCCCAACTGCCACCAGACGATTGGTAATGCTGATAGTGGTTTCAGTTTCTCTGAACACACAGTTCACTGTGAAGGCAAAAGGAGTTTAATTTTCAGTGACGGAAATATTTCTTGTTCCTCTCCCCTGGGAATCAGGTTGATAAAGGCTCTGTCAGCTTTTGTTGAG GCATCTCTTCCCCTAGAAGCTCTTGCATCTTATTGGACTGAAGATTATCGGAGGTCTTGGGGAGCAACGCTAAATGTTTCATCATCCCCTGAAGAACTTTTACAG ATTTTGACTCAACTTGAGCGTGCCATAGACCGAGAAAGTTTATCAACAAGTTTTGAGACAACTAAAGAACTATTGGGCTCATATGTTTCATCACATAATGTTGTATTTGATTCTGCTGGTGGATTAGTTTCTGTACTTCCATGGATTCCGAGAACGACTGCTGCATTGGCTCTTAGGCTTTTTGAGCTTGATGCAGCCATTATTTACACACAAGATGAGAAAATTGAGCCTTGCGAGGACAAGGAGGATAAATTATATGTG AAGCTACCTTCAATGTATTCCCCTCAAAAGACTAAAGAGGTTGAACCTAAAGTAGAACAAGATAAGTATACAAAAGAAGAGAACCTTGCGGACTCACGTAGTAGCCGCAGCATCTACCGCCGTGGGCGAGGCGGTCGTGGCCTAGGATGTGGGACAAGGTGGCAGAGAAGGGGTCCTGGTCTTGAGTCTGGTTCTGGCCGGCAAAATGCTAGAGAAAGTGAAAATTTAAATCAAAAGTTGAGACATCAGGGACGAAGAACCAATGGAAAAGGATATGGACGTGGTCGCCGAACAATTAGGAGAAGAGCTGAGAGAGTGACCGCTGAGGTATTAGATGATGATGTAGCTGATGAGACCATCAATATTGAGACTAATGGACAACCACGAAGAAACGTGGTAGAGGAAGAGTGGGATGGTGAAATAATTGGGACGCATATGGGGGGTGTCGGTAACATTAATTGTGCAGAAGCTGCAGACTCTGATGACAATGCTGAAGCAGTTGGGTATGATCAAGTGAACTGGGAGCAAGGTTTTGATGATGTCTCCAACAAGTGGAACGAAAACCTTATGGACGAGAGTGACGAAGACATCATGAATGTATCTGGGGATGATAATGGTTTTGAGGATGAGGGTGACGAAGAGTTAGTGGGAAATATTGATGTGGGTGAAAGCTCAgatgaaaaaacaaataaagtagTGTTTGATGATGGATCGGAATCCGAATCCATTGATGATGATTATAGTGACTAG
- the LOC119988924 gene encoding homeobox-DDT domain protein RLT1-like isoform X1 encodes MEANSEAEDRERMGKNANSSSEGQQARPKRQMKTPFQLETLEKAYAMDTYPSEAVRVELSEKLGLTDRQLQMWFCHRRLKDKKENQAKKPRKTAVMEAPVEDFRTEAGSDYGSGSGSGSSPLAELRKPVLDDVPLGRRHYESSPQSVMELRAIACVEDQLGEPIREDGPILGIEFDSLPPDAFGAPLASTAEQQKRLGHSYESKIYEQRDVKLGKGSRLLHDYRPLQDPSSIRSDTYGQVAQSHFHDPSIDALRARSSLLVHGDEVISRVHGFRGHASRLRMLPQQESNGQAFPSPYSDDDRLPQHESSTSNRMNTHLSGHLVAGPENMDFLPDGQIFHGEGDLKRKRKNDEARIAREVDVHEIRIRKELEKQENLRRKNEERMRKEMERHDRERRKEEERLMREKQKEEERSQREQRREMERREKFLQREHLRAEKMRQKEELRKEKEAVRLKAALEKATARRIAKESMDLIEDEQLELMELAAKSKGLPSMIHLDHDTLQNLESFRDSLSVFPLKSLQLKKPLSTQPWVDSEENVGNLLMVWRYLITFADVLGLWPFTLDELVQSFHDFDSRLLSEIHVALLKVIIKDIEDVARTPSTGLGTNQYCSAHPEGGHPQIVEGAYAWGFNIRSWQQHLNPLTWPEIFRQLALSAGFGPQLKKRSSAWGYSCDKEEGKGREDVISTLRSGSAAENAFASMREKGLLLPRRSRHRLTPGTVKFAAFHVLSLEGSKGLTVLELAEKIQKSGLRDLTTSKTPEASISVALTRDTKLFERIAPSTYCVRALYRKDPADAEAILTSARKKIRIFENGFLGGEDVDVEKDEDSECDVDDDAEVDGLATPLVASKDADHCIEEQTSSKRGKDKDCGDVEQNKNESENLLSILPMNGSDGTNKPSSDEQCIAGKDVEARYLGPESIEIDESDTGESWVQGLTEGEYSHLSVEERLHALVALIGVANEGSSIRFVLEDRLEAANALKKQMWAEAQVDKSCMREDIMRFPLFSGSKAEMKLNCSPSEGRQSSLPVVDNQSNYVSPGTVEDPKLLLGSQSIENHPNGLPTERASIVQDLSINPDNFSVQHHGFASKRSRSELKSYISHLAEEMYVYRSLPLGQDRRRNRYWQFVASASRNDPCSGRIFVELQGGKWRLIDSEEAFDTLLSSLDTRGIRESHLSVMLQRIEAFFGENVRRNVWCCNNVNKSETTITKETSEMDSSSDCPAGVDSPSSMVCGLNSDISDASFRVSIRTTEFEKEATLERYQDFQKWMWQECFCSLKLCASKYGKKMNMQLLDSCNVCLHCYLPEENHCPNCHQTIGNADSGFSFSEHTVHCEGKRSLIFSDGNISCSSPLGIRLIKALSAFVEASLPLEALASYWTEDYRRSWGATLNVSSSPEELLQILTQLERAIDRESLSTSFETTKELLGSYVSSHNVVFDSAGGLVSVLPWIPRTTAALALRLFELDAAIIYTQDEKIEPCEDKEDKLYVKLPSMYSPQKTKEVEPKVEQDKYTKEENLADSRSSRSIYRRGRGGRGLGCGTRWQRRGPGLESGSGRQNARESENLNQKLRHQGRRTNGKGYGRGRRTIRRRAERVTAEVLDDDVADETINIETNGQPRRNVVEEEWDGEIIGTHMGGVGNINCAEAADSDDNAEAVGYDQVNWEQGFDDVSNKWNENLMDESDEDIMNVSGDDNGFEDEGDEELVGNIDVGESSDEKTNKVVFDDGSESESIDDDYSD; translated from the exons ATGGAGGCGAATTCTGAAGCAGAAGATCGCGAAAGAATGGGCAAGAACGCCAATAGTTCTAGCGAAGGACAACAGGCCAGGCCTAAGCGCCAGATGAAGACGCCTTTCCAACTCGAAACACTGGAGAAAGCATATGCTA TGGACACGTATCCCTCAGAGGCGGTACGAGTGGAATTGTCCGAGAAATTGGGACTCACGGATCGGCAATTGCAGATGTGGTTTTGCCATAGAAGGCTGAAGGACAAGAAGGAGAATCAGGCAAAGAAGCCCCGTAAAACGGCAGTTATGGAGGCTCCTGTTGAGGATTTTAGGACAGAGGCGGGAAGTGATTACGGGTCAGGGTCTGGTTCCGGGTCTAGCCCATTAGCGGAGCTGAGGAAGCCCGTACTTGATGACGTGCCCTTGGGAAGGAGACACTATGAGTCCTCGCCGCAGTCGGTGATGGAGCTCAGGGCTATTGCATGTGTTGAGGACCAGTTGGGGGAGCCAATAAGGGAGGATGGGCCAATTCTGGGGATAGAGTTTGATTCCTTGCCTCCAGATGCTTTTGGAGCCCCTTTAG CCTCAACAGCGGAGCAGCAGAAGCGGCTTGGGCATTCTTACGAGAGTAAAATATATGAGCAACGTGATGTTAAGTTAGGCAAG GGCTCAAGGTTACTCCATGATTATCGTCCTCTGCAAGACCCTTCCAGTATTAGATCCGATACATATGGGCAAGTTGCTCAGTCTCATTTTCATGATCCATCAATTGATGCTCTAAGGGCTAGATCTTCATTGCTTGTTCATGGAGATGAAGTCATTTCAAGAGTTCATGGTTTCAGAGGCCATGCATCCCGTTTACGTATGTTGCCTCAACAGGAAAGTAATGGTCAAGCCTTTCCATCTCCTTATAGTGATGATGACCGTCTCCCACAACACGAGTCCTCTACGAGCAACCGAATGAATACGCACCTTAGTGGCCACTTAGTTGCTGGACCGGAAAATATGGATTTCTTGCCAGATGGCCAAATCTTCCATGGTGAAGGTGATCTTAAGAGGAAACGCAAG AATGATGAAGCTAGGATTGCAAGGGAAGTTGATGTCCATGAGATACGGATCCGGAAAGAGCTTGAGAAACAAGAAAATCTGAGGCGAAAG AATGAAGAACGGATGAGGAAAGAAATGGAAAGGCATGACCGAGAAAGAcggaaggaggaggagagattgATGCGTGAAAAGcagaaagaagaggagagatCACAACGTGAGCAAAGGCGTGAAATGGAACGAAGGGAAAAGTTTTTGCAGAGAGAGCATCTAAGA GCTGAGAAAATGAGGCAAAAGGAGGAGCTTCGGAAGGAGAAAGAAGCAGTGAGACTCAAAGCTGCCCTTGAGAAGGCAACTGCACGCAGAATTGCCAAAGAGTCTATGGATCTTATTGAGGATGAACAACTGGAACTCATGGAGTTGGCTGCAAAAAGCAAAGGGTTGCCTTCAATGATTCATCTTGACCATGACACTTTGCAGAACCTTGAGTCATTTAGAG ATTCTTTGAGCGTGTTTCCACTGAAGTCCCTGCAATTAAAGAAACCATTGTCAACTCAACCTTGGGTTGATTCGGAGGAAAATGTTGGGAATCTTCTTATG GTTTGGAGATACTTGATTACTTTTGCGGATGTTCTTGGGCTGTGGCCTTTCACTCTGGATGAACTTGTTCaatcttttcatgatttt GATTCGAGGTTGCTTAGTGAGATTCATGTTGCTTTGTTAAAAGTGATAATAAAAGATATTGAAGATGTTGCTAGAACTCCTTCTACTGGGTTAGgaacaaatcaatattgttctGCTCATCCTGAAGGTGGACATCCACAGATTGTTGAAGGG GCTTATGCTTGGGGCTTCAACATACGCAGCTGGCAGCAGCACTTAAATCCTTTAACTTGGCCTGAGATATTTCGGCAATTAGCGTTGTCTGCTGGATTTGGCCCACAGTTGAAGAAAAGGAGCAGTGCTTGGGGATACTCGTGCGACAAGGAAGAG GGAAAGGGTCGTGAAGATGTAATTTCTACTTTGCGTAGTGGTTCGGCTGCTGAAAATGCATTTGCATCAATGCGAGAAAAAGGATTATTACTTCCGCGGAGATCCAGGCATCGGTTGACACCTGGAACTGTTAAGTTTgctgcttttcatgttctttcaCTTGAAGGTAGCAAGGGATTAACTGTGCTTGAACTTGCAGAGAAGATTCAG AAATCTGGGCTACGGGACCTGACAACAAGTAAGACGCCGGAGGCTTCTATTTCTGTCGCTTTGACGAGGGATACAAAACTTTTTGAGAGAATTGCTCCTTCGACATATTGTGTAAGAGCTCTTTATAGAAAAGATCCAGCTGATGCTGAGGCAATACTTACTTCAGCCAGAAAGAAAATTCGGATATTTGAAAATGGGTTTTTAGGCGGGGAAGATGTCGATGTTGAAAAGGACGAGGACTCTGAAtgtgatgttgatgatgatgctgaAGTTGATGGTTTGGCAACCCCATTGGTTGCAAGCAAGGATGCTGACCATTGTATTGAAGAACAAACTTCctcaaaaaggggaaaagacaAGGATTGTGGTGATgttgaacaaaataaaaatgagtcAGAAAATTTACTTTCAATCTTACCTATGAATGGCTCAGACGGTACAAACAAACCAAGTAGTGATGAGCAATGCATTGCTGGTAAAGATGTTGAGGCTAGATATCTTGGTCCAGAAAGTATTGAGATTGATGAGAGTGACACTGGTGAGTCATGGGTTCAAGGACTTACAGAGGGGGAATATTCTCATCTCAGCGTTGAGGAGCGTCTCCATGCTCTTGTTGCATTAATTGGTGTTGCAAATGAAGGAAGTTCTATACGTTTTGTTCTTGAG GATCGTTTGGAAGCAGCTAATGCTCTTAAAAAGCAAATGTGGGCAGAGGCACAAGTTGATAAAAGTTGCATGAGAGAAGATATTATGAGGTTTCCACTATTTTCTGGGAGCAAAGCTGAAATGAAACTTAATTGTTCTCCGTCGGAAGGTCGCCAAAGTTCATTGCCTGTGGTTGATAATCAAAGTAATTACGTATCTCCAGGCACTGTTGAAGACCCAAAGCTGTTACTTGGTTCACAAAGCATAGAGAATCATCCAAATGGCCTTCCTACTGAAAGGGCATCAATAGTTCAAGATCTTTCCATTAATCCAGATAATTTCTCTGTTCAGCACCATGGATTTGCGTCAAAAAGGTCACGCTCAGAATTGAAATCTTATATTTCTCACCTAGCTGAAGAGATGTATGTGTACAGATCACTGCCGTTAGGCCAAGATCGCAGGCGTAATCGATATTGGCAATTTGTTGCATCTGCTTCTAGAAATGACCCTTGTTCTGGCAGGATCTTTGTTGAATTGCAAGGTGGCAAATGGAGGCTTATTGATTCCGAGGAG GCTTTTGATACCCTATTATCATCTTTGGATACAAGGGGGATTAGGGAATCTCATTTGAGTGTTATGCTGCAAAGGATTGAGGCTTTCTTCGGAGAAAATGTCCGAAGGAATGTGTGGTGTTGCAACAATGTAAACAAAAGTGAAACCACAATCACAAAGGAAACTTCTGAAATGGATTCTAGCTCGGATTGCCCCGCTGGTGTGGACAGTCCTAGCAGTATGGTCTGTGGTTTGAATTCTGATATTTCAGATGCTTCTTTCAGGGTTTCCATAAGAACAACTGAATTTGAGAAGGAGGCTACCTTAGAAAGGTACCAAGATTTTCAGAAGTGGATGTGGCAAGAATGCTTTTGTTCGTTAAAACTGTGTGCCTCAAAATATGGGAAAAAGATGAACATGCAGCTGCTAGATTCTTGTAATGTGTGTCTCCACTGTTATCTCCCTGAAGAAAATCACTGCCCCAACTGCCACCAGACGATTGGTAATGCTGATAGTGGTTTCAGTTTCTCTGAACACACAGTTCACTGTGAAGGCAAAAGGAGTTTAATTTTCAGTGACGGAAATATTTCTTGTTCCTCTCCCCTGGGAATCAGGTTGATAAAGGCTCTGTCAGCTTTTGTTGAG GCATCTCTTCCCCTAGAAGCTCTTGCATCTTATTGGACTGAAGATTATCGGAGGTCTTGGGGAGCAACGCTAAATGTTTCATCATCCCCTGAAGAACTTTTACAG ATTTTGACTCAACTTGAGCGTGCCATAGACCGAGAAAGTTTATCAACAAGTTTTGAGACAACTAAAGAACTATTGGGCTCATATGTTTCATCACATAATGTTGTATTTGATTCTGCTGGTGGATTAGTTTCTGTACTTCCATGGATTCCGAGAACGACTGCTGCATTGGCTCTTAGGCTTTTTGAGCTTGATGCAGCCATTATTTACACACAAGATGAGAAAATTGAGCCTTGCGAGGACAAGGAGGATAAATTATATGTG AAGCTACCTTCAATGTATTCCCCTCAAAAGACTAAAGAGGTTGAACCTAAAGTAGAACAAGATAAGTATACAAAAGAAGAGAACCTTGCGGACTCACGTAGTAGCCGCAGCATCTACCGCCGTGGGCGAGGCGGTCGTGGCCTAGGATGTGGGACAAGGTGGCAGAGAAGGGGTCCTGGTCTTGAGTCTGGTTCTGGCCGGCAAAATGCTAGAGAAAGTGAAAATTTAAATCAAAAGTTGAGACATCAGGGACGAAGAACCAATGGAAAAGGATATGGACGTGGTCGCCGAACAATTAGGAGAAGAGCTGAGAGAGTGACCGCTGAGGTATTAGATGATGATGTAGCTGATGAGACCATCAATATTGAGACTAATGGACAACCACGAAGAAACGTGGTAGAGGAAGAGTGGGATGGTGAAATAATTGGGACGCATATGGGGGGTGTCGGTAACATTAATTGTGCAGAAGCTGCAGACTCTGATGACAATGCTGAAGCAGTTGGGTATGATCAAGTGAACTGGGAGCAAGGTTTTGATGATGTCTCCAACAAGTGGAACGAAAACCTTATGGACGAGAGTGACGAAGACATCATGAATGTATCTGGGGATGATAATGGTTTTGAGGATGAGGGTGACGAAGAGTTAGTGGGAAATATTGATGTGGGTGAAAGCTCAgatgaaaaaacaaataaagtagTGTTTGATGATGGATCGGAATCCGAATCCATTGATGATGATTATAGTGACTAG